Proteins from a single region of Octadecabacter arcticus 238:
- a CDS encoding IS630 family transposase: MGGAIKITRTDMSAKDLRRAAKRTKDGRVVRRLLAIALVLDGVDRETAARSSGMDRQTLRDWAHRFNAEGIEGLSDRNGKGAKPRLSPKQQAQFVAWVEAGPDPVKDGVVRWRCVDLQARVEEEFDVKLHVRTIGKYLTKHGFRRLSVRPEHPKTDREAQQTFKKTLRAS; this comes from the coding sequence ATGGGTGGAGCCATAAAAATTACGCGCACGGATATGTCTGCGAAAGATTTGCGCCGTGCGGCAAAGCGAACCAAGGATGGGCGGGTTGTACGGCGACTACTGGCCATAGCGCTGGTGCTTGATGGGGTGGATCGTGAAACGGCTGCCCGCAGCAGTGGTATGGATCGACAAACACTTCGGGATTGGGCGCATCGCTTTAACGCAGAAGGCATTGAGGGGTTATCGGATCGGAATGGCAAGGGGGCAAAACCACGGTTGTCGCCCAAGCAACAGGCGCAATTTGTGGCGTGGGTGGAGGCCGGGCCCGACCCAGTAAAAGATGGCGTAGTACGATGGCGTTGTGTCGACTTGCAGGCTCGTGTTGAAGAGGAGTTCGACGTGAAACTGCATGTGCGTACAATTGGGAAATATCTAACCAAGCATGGCTTTCGCCGCCTGTCTGTGCGTCCAGAGCATCCGAAAACTGATCGCGAA